A single Carnobacterium alterfunditum DSM 5972 DNA region contains:
- a CDS encoding GNAT family N-acetyltransferase: protein MAIEIKKCTLENLSALQKMSTETFRDTFKDHNTAEDLQNYLERAYNTEQLRTELLNTDSAFYFSYYNNELAGYLKININEAQTETNGTEFLEVEKIYIQTDFKGKAIGTALIQKTTELASKYQKSKIWLGVWEQNFAAIAFYERLGFVQTGNHTFFMGDKEQTDFIMTKEVKKIKE, encoded by the coding sequence ATGGCTATTGAAATTAAAAAATGTACCCTGGAAAATTTATCTGCGCTACAAAAAATGAGTACTGAGACTTTTCGTGATACATTCAAAGATCATAATACAGCAGAAGATTTGCAAAACTATTTAGAAAGAGCTTATAACACTGAGCAATTAAGAACAGAGCTGCTGAATACAGATTCAGCATTTTATTTTAGCTATTACAACAATGAATTAGCTGGGTACTTAAAAATAAATATCAATGAAGCGCAAACTGAAACAAATGGTACCGAATTTTTAGAAGTGGAAAAAATTTATATACAAACCGATTTTAAAGGGAAAGCGATAGGAACAGCATTAATCCAAAAAACAACCGAGCTAGCTAGTAAGTACCAAAAAAGCAAGATATGGCTAGGAGTTTGGGAACAAAACTTCGCTGCTATCGCTTTTTATGAAAGATTGGGATTCGTTCAAACTGGCAATCATACGTTTTTTATGGGCGATAAAGAGCAAACTGACTTTATCATGACTAAAGAGGTGAAAAAGATAAAGGAGTGA
- a CDS encoding FAD-dependent oxidoreductase, whose amino-acid sequence MKIIVVGTSHAGYEAIQTLLKEQPDAELHLYERGDTASFLSCGIQSYLEGLADSLDSLHYATEDSYIKQNINVHMNSDVVGIDPKAKTITVKTTDGETQESYDKLILSPGAVPIEIPIPGADLDNIYYVRGRNWAEKVKARMDQSKKAVVVGGGYIGIEVAEAFAKFGIETTVIDSLDRVLNTYLDKEFIDSLNENMLQHELTVRTGEMVKEVVGKNGTVTKVVTDKGEYEADTVIMAVGVRPNTKWLQGIVDLNPDGTVVIDDYLETSEKDIFAMGDATKIPFAPNHGSKLIALASNARRQGVIAAKNILEKKVKMPEVSGTSGLTLFDYKLASTGVKDIDQDSIDAEVDSTFVVENIRPTFIDDEKVMMKIHFEKESHRIVGAQLLSTYDVTASINALSVAISSGWTLEQLAFADFFFQPGFNRPWNYLNVLAQKALEGNFDGEKL is encoded by the coding sequence TTGAAAATTATTGTTGTCGGAACATCGCATGCTGGTTATGAAGCTATCCAAACATTATTGAAAGAGCAGCCAGATGCCGAATTGCATTTATATGAACGTGGTGACACAGCATCATTCTTATCTTGTGGAATTCAAAGTTACTTAGAAGGATTGGCTGATTCTTTAGACAGCTTGCATTATGCAACTGAAGATTCATATATCAAACAAAACATAAACGTCCATATGAATAGTGATGTTGTTGGAATCGATCCAAAAGCTAAAACCATTACTGTAAAAACAACTGATGGCGAAACTCAAGAAAGCTATGATAAATTGATTCTTTCTCCAGGTGCAGTGCCTATTGAAATTCCTATTCCTGGTGCTGACTTAGATAATATTTATTATGTACGTGGCCGTAATTGGGCTGAAAAAGTGAAAGCACGTATGGACCAATCGAAGAAAGCCGTTGTTGTTGGTGGAGGTTACATTGGAATCGAAGTAGCTGAAGCATTTGCAAAATTTGGTATTGAGACTACGGTTATTGATTCCTTAGATCGCGTATTAAATACCTATCTTGATAAAGAATTTATTGATTCTTTAAATGAGAACATGCTACAACATGAACTTACTGTTCGCACGGGCGAAATGGTCAAAGAAGTCGTTGGAAAAAATGGGACCGTTACTAAAGTGGTTACCGATAAAGGCGAATATGAAGCAGATACCGTTATAATGGCTGTTGGAGTCCGTCCGAATACGAAATGGCTTCAAGGAATCGTTGATTTGAATCCAGACGGTACGGTCGTTATTGACGACTATTTAGAGACTTCTGAAAAAGATATCTTTGCAATGGGAGATGCTACAAAAATTCCATTTGCACCAAATCACGGGTCTAAACTAATTGCTTTAGCCTCCAATGCTCGTCGTCAAGGCGTGATCGCGGCTAAAAATATTTTAGAGAAAAAAGTAAAAATGCCTGAAGTATCCGGGACGTCTGGTTTAACATTATTTGACTACAAGTTAGCTTCTACAGGAGTCAAAGATATTGATCAAGATTCCATCGATGCTGAAGTAGATAGCACCTTTGTAGTAGAAAATATCCGTCCGACTTTTATCGATGATGAAAAAGTCATGATGAAAATCCATTTTGAAAAAGAAAGTCATCGTATCGTCGGTGCTCAATTATTATCAACTTATGACGTTACCGCTTCAATCAATGCACTATCTGTAGCTATTTCATCAGGCTGGACACTAGAGCAATTAGCGTTTGCTGATTTCTTCTTCCAACCAGGGTTCAACCGTCCATGGAACTACCTAAATGTCCTTGCTCAAAAAGCATTAGAAGGTAATTTTGATGGTGAAAAATTATAA
- the fghA gene encoding S-formylglutathione hydrolase, with protein MSTLELLEEHIVFDGTQYKYRHESQTLACSMTFSLFLPNKEKFSNPPLLWWLSGLTCTDDNFTHKAGAQKAAARLGVAMIMPDTSPRGEDASDSEDFDLGQGAGFYINATEQPWASHYKMYDYITKELSAIAHGRFQLTGPEFISGHSMGGHGALVIGLRNPERFQSISAFAPIVNPSQVPWGIKAFSEYLGNDKENWREWDAMELLKHDTSKKIPVLIDQGDADPFYEKQLQPAKLAAVADAENYPLTIRMQKGHDHSYYTIASFIEEHLEFHLAQLATNQ; from the coding sequence ATGTCAACATTAGAACTTCTTGAAGAGCACATTGTTTTTGACGGGACACAGTATAAATACCGTCATGAGTCACAAACACTAGCTTGTTCAATGACTTTCAGTTTGTTTTTACCAAACAAAGAAAAATTCTCTAATCCACCTTTATTGTGGTGGTTATCAGGCTTAACGTGTACGGATGATAATTTCACGCACAAAGCTGGAGCACAAAAAGCTGCTGCACGTTTAGGCGTAGCTATGATAATGCCAGATACTAGCCCTCGTGGAGAAGATGCATCAGACTCAGAAGATTTTGATTTAGGCCAGGGGGCAGGTTTTTATATCAATGCTACCGAACAACCTTGGGCATCTCATTATAAGATGTATGATTATATCACTAAAGAATTATCAGCTATCGCTCATGGCCGGTTCCAATTGACTGGACCAGAATTTATTTCAGGTCATTCGATGGGAGGACATGGAGCATTGGTAATCGGATTGCGTAATCCAGAACGGTTCCAATCGATATCTGCTTTTGCACCTATTGTTAATCCTAGCCAGGTTCCATGGGGAATAAAAGCTTTTAGCGAGTATCTAGGAAACGATAAAGAAAATTGGCGTGAATGGGATGCTATGGAACTTCTGAAACATGACACGAGTAAAAAAATCCCAGTGTTGATCGATCAAGGAGATGCTGATCCTTTTTATGAAAAGCAGTTGCAGCCAGCTAAACTAGCGGCTGTTGCAGATGCAGAAAATTATCCGTTGACGATTCGGATGCAAAAAGGCCACGATCATAGTTATTATACGATTGCGAGCTTTATTGAAGAGCATTTGGAATTTCATTTAGCTCAATTGGCTACCAACCAATAA
- a CDS encoding S-(hydroxymethyl)glutathione dehydrogenase/class III alcohol dehydrogenase has product MKSRAAVAFGPGQPLEIVEIDVAGPKKGEVLVKITDTAVCHTDAYTLSGTDPEGVFPAVLGHEGGGIVVEVGEGVTSVQPGDHVIPLYTPECGKCEYCTSGKTNLCQAIRETQGKGLMPDGTTRFSYKGEPIYHYMGTSTFSEYTVVSEISLAKVNPEAPLEKVCLLGCGVTTGIGAVTNAAKVTEGDTIAVFGLGAIGLAVIQGAVQAKAGRIIVIDTNPDKFELAKEMGATDFLNPKEYDRPIQEVIVELTNGGVDYSFECIGNVHVMRSALECCHKGWGESVIIGVAGAGEEISTRPFQLVTGRVWRGSAFGGVKGRSELPGMVEKAMSGEIQLDPFITHTLPFEKINEAFDLLHEGKSIRTVLSYN; this is encoded by the coding sequence ATGAAATCACGTGCAGCAGTTGCGTTTGGACCAGGTCAACCTCTTGAAATAGTAGAAATTGATGTAGCAGGACCTAAAAAAGGGGAAGTATTAGTTAAAATTACGGATACAGCTGTTTGTCATACGGATGCTTATACTTTATCCGGTACGGATCCAGAAGGTGTTTTCCCTGCAGTATTAGGACATGAAGGCGGTGGGATCGTAGTTGAAGTCGGAGAAGGAGTAACTTCAGTCCAACCTGGCGATCATGTGATCCCGTTATATACACCTGAATGCGGTAAGTGCGAGTATTGTACGTCGGGCAAAACAAATTTGTGTCAAGCTATTCGTGAAACACAAGGCAAAGGATTAATGCCAGATGGAACGACGCGTTTTTCTTATAAAGGAGAACCCATTTATCATTATATGGGGACAAGCACATTCAGTGAATACACAGTTGTTTCTGAAATTTCCTTAGCAAAAGTGAATCCTGAAGCGCCTTTAGAAAAAGTTTGTTTATTGGGTTGTGGTGTAACAACAGGTATCGGTGCTGTAACTAATGCGGCAAAAGTAACTGAAGGCGACACCATTGCTGTGTTTGGTTTAGGAGCCATCGGGCTAGCCGTTATTCAAGGCGCTGTTCAAGCAAAAGCTGGGCGAATCATTGTTATTGATACGAATCCGGATAAGTTTGAATTAGCTAAAGAAATGGGAGCTACTGATTTCTTGAATCCTAAAGAATACGACCGCCCGATCCAAGAAGTTATTGTTGAACTAACAAACGGCGGTGTTGATTATAGTTTTGAATGTATCGGAAATGTACATGTGATGCGTTCAGCTTTAGAATGCTGTCATAAAGGCTGGGGAGAGAGCGTCATTATCGGAGTAGCTGGAGCTGGCGAAGAAATCAGTACGCGTCCATTTCAACTTGTAACGGGACGCGTATGGCGTGGATCTGCTTTTGGCGGAGTAAAAGGCCGTTCAGAATTACCTGGAATGGTTGAAAAGGCAATGAGTGGCGAGATACAATTGGATCCATTCATTACGCATACCTTGCCTTTTGAAAAAATCAACGAAGCCTTTGATCTATTGCATGAAGGAAAATCGATCCGTACGGTTCTTTCGTACAATTAA
- a CDS encoding zinc-ribbon domain-containing protein codes for MDKLSTVLLYAGLALIFLFNLLNIPFVGSIGWIAIAISYFRALSKNRPKRFIENQKYLTLNRRMKQKFNQIRNKFYQHKQYKFYTCPNCKRKLRVPRKKGTIKITCPHCKNQFVKKT; via the coding sequence ATGGATAAACTTTCAACTGTTTTATTGTATGCAGGATTAGCCTTGATCTTTTTATTTAATCTATTGAATATACCCTTCGTTGGATCAATCGGGTGGATAGCGATCGCGATCAGTTATTTCCGAGCATTATCTAAAAATCGTCCAAAACGATTTATAGAAAACCAAAAATATTTAACTCTTAACCGTCGGATGAAACAAAAATTTAACCAAATCCGAAATAAATTTTACCAACACAAACAGTATAAATTTTATACTTGTCCTAATTGTAAAAGGAAATTACGCGTGCCGCGCAAAAAAGGAACGATAAAAATCACTTGTCCCCATTGTAAGAACCAATTTGTTAAAAAAACCTAA
- a CDS encoding NCS2 family permease, which yields MATVQQFFKVEERGSTLQTEVEASVTSFVSIVYIVAVNALILSQTGMNYNSVMIATILTTAFSNILMGLYAKSPLILAPGMSDNAFFAYILVGGFAFTWQESLSIVFIVGIIFFLLTYFNITGQLLRAIPATMIKGMSAGVGFFLIFLGLKNSEIIVSSPDTIVALNNIFQPIPLTMLATLLVGLFLFVKNVRGNFLLTIVFGVVISIFLGVTDISSFSYSLIDARSLEPFIFQFDFSSVLSFNYWIAVFSLLILVVFQNLGTQISFLNSEDPTVLKKTLEANGLSVIMASVLGCSSTCTSAEGATGIAVGGKSGLTSFLVGIYFLFTILFIPFIALIPLAVISALLVIVGSLLVAGNLKDIDFTDFTEYFPAILMVLMMVLTFNIADGIGWGFSFHTFLKVSTGKHKAVSKMMYVLTGVFILYFVLKFI from the coding sequence ATGGCAACGGTGCAACAATTTTTTAAAGTAGAAGAAAGAGGGAGTACGTTACAAACAGAAGTAGAAGCTAGTGTTACTTCTTTTGTTTCGATCGTTTACATTGTGGCAGTTAATGCTCTTATACTATCGCAAACAGGAATGAATTATAATTCCGTTATGATTGCAACTATTTTAACAACTGCTTTTAGTAATATCTTAATGGGCTTATATGCGAAGTCACCGTTAATTTTAGCTCCAGGCATGAGCGACAACGCATTTTTCGCTTATATCTTAGTAGGTGGTTTTGCTTTTACCTGGCAAGAAAGCTTGTCGATCGTTTTCATTGTTGGCATTATCTTTTTCTTATTGACCTATTTTAACATCACAGGTCAGCTTTTGCGTGCTATACCAGCTACAATGATTAAGGGAATGAGTGCAGGAGTCGGGTTTTTCTTGATTTTCCTTGGCTTAAAAAACAGTGAAATTATTGTCTCTTCGCCAGACACGATCGTGGCTTTGAATAATATTTTCCAACCGATTCCGTTGACGATGTTAGCTACGTTATTAGTAGGATTGTTTTTGTTTGTTAAAAATGTTAGAGGGAATTTTTTGTTAACGATCGTATTCGGAGTGGTCATTTCTATCTTTTTAGGAGTTACGGATATTAGCTCATTCTCTTATTCTCTGATTGATGCCCGGTCATTAGAACCCTTTATTTTTCAGTTTGATTTTTCTAGTGTCCTTTCTTTCAACTATTGGATCGCAGTCTTTTCGTTACTTATTTTAGTTGTCTTTCAAAATCTAGGAACCCAAATTAGTTTTTTGAATTCTGAAGATCCAACAGTTTTGAAGAAAACATTAGAAGCAAATGGTTTATCTGTTATTATGGCAAGTGTTTTAGGTTGCAGTTCTACTTGTACAAGTGCAGAAGGTGCAACAGGAATAGCTGTAGGTGGAAAAAGTGGATTGACTTCATTTTTAGTTGGGATTTATTTTCTTTTCACCATCTTATTTATTCCTTTTATCGCCCTCATTCCACTAGCCGTTATCTCTGCGTTGCTCGTGATTGTAGGTTCACTGCTAGTGGCAGGCAATTTGAAAGATATCGATTTTACTGATTTCACCGAATATTTCCCGGCAATTCTAATGGTCTTAATGATGGTTTTGACTTTTAATATTGCGGATGGAATCGGATGGGGATTCTCATTCCATACTTTTCTTAAAGTAAGCACTGGAAAACATAAAGCTGTATCTAAAATGATGTATGTTTTAACTGGAGTGTTTATTCTATACTTTGTATTGAAATTCATTTAA
- a CDS encoding ABC transporter permease: MTANIISGSLIFAAALLFGGLGGMLSERAGVINLGIEGFMISGAFFSAIGAYYAESAGMGGLSPFIGLLAAFICTTIFSGMHALATLKYKANHVISGVVINLLAANVTFFLVKLLFDGSAETPRLKNMFLKISIPFLSDIPIIGKALFSSYPTTYIAFAAVLLIGFIFFKTSLGLRLRGVGENPGSIDTAGINVMKIKFWAVMMSGSIASLGGATIVLTTNGNFSFNTISGQGYIAIAAVILGRWNPYGVLAGALLFGFAQSIKDQIQILDFASSIPTEVFYMLPYLVTLLALIFTGRKTRGPKALGIHYDASVR, translated from the coding sequence ATGACAGCCAATATTATAAGTGGAAGTTTGATTTTTGCCGCAGCCTTATTATTTGGTGGCCTAGGCGGTATGTTGAGTGAGAGAGCGGGTGTTATCAATCTAGGAATAGAAGGATTCATGATCTCTGGAGCATTTTTTTCAGCGATAGGTGCTTATTATGCTGAATCAGCTGGCATGGGAGGCTTAAGTCCTTTTATTGGTTTGTTGGCAGCTTTTATATGTACCACAATATTCTCAGGAATGCATGCTTTAGCAACATTAAAATACAAAGCAAACCACGTTATCAGTGGGGTTGTTATTAATTTATTAGCAGCTAACGTTACTTTTTTCTTAGTTAAACTGCTATTCGATGGCTCGGCAGAAACACCTCGTTTGAAAAATATGTTTTTAAAAATTTCTATTCCTTTTCTATCAGATATCCCAATAATCGGTAAAGCACTGTTCAGTTCATATCCTACGACCTATATTGCTTTTGCAGCAGTACTTTTAATCGGATTTATTTTCTTTAAGACTTCTTTAGGCTTGCGACTAAGAGGTGTCGGAGAAAACCCTGGTTCTATCGATACAGCTGGGATCAATGTGATGAAAATCAAATTTTGGGCTGTTATGATGAGTGGTTCGATTGCTTCATTAGGTGGAGCGACGATCGTCTTAACTACAAATGGTAATTTCTCATTTAATACGATCTCAGGACAAGGCTATATTGCAATCGCAGCTGTTATCTTAGGACGATGGAATCCATATGGTGTTTTAGCGGGTGCTTTGCTTTTTGGATTTGCTCAATCAATCAAAGATCAAATTCAAATTTTAGATTTCGCTAGTTCTATCCCAACAGAAGTATTTTACATGTTGCCTTACCTAGTTACTTTATTGGCTCTTATCTTTACTGGTAGAAAAACTCGTGGACCAAAAGCTTTAGGGATCCATTATGATGCGAGTGTGAGATAA
- a CDS encoding ABC transporter permease, translating into MEKIRQDFKNSQATIPLIAVLIALVIGAIVMLIGGYDPIAAYESLVLKIFGSPYDIGETVRAIIPLILSGFAVAVASKAGIFNIGVDGQIIMGAVSSLLVGTLIDLPPVIHGIVAIIVGVIAGGLWGVLIASLKTKFGINEVISSIMLNYIALYLSHMLIKSFAAQEGTARSSLIKESASVSFPSLNDLFSGARIHWGFIIIPFVIFGFYYFFEKTRWGYETKTVGLNPDAANYSGMKVNGILIRTMFISGALGGLIGALDTLGVYGYVAIVSSTSGVGFDGVAVALLGGNSTIGTTLAGILIGALDYGSQGMQFGAGVPSEIIGIVISLIIFFVAAPGIVKALLPKKKALKREVK; encoded by the coding sequence ATGGAAAAAATTAGACAAGACTTTAAGAATAGCCAAGCAACTATTCCACTGATTGCAGTTTTAATTGCGTTAGTTATTGGAGCAATCGTCATGCTGATTGGTGGATATGACCCAATAGCAGCCTATGAATCATTAGTTTTAAAGATTTTTGGTTCACCTTACGATATAGGTGAAACCGTCCGTGCTATTATTCCACTTATTTTAAGTGGATTTGCAGTTGCGGTTGCCAGTAAAGCTGGTATTTTTAATATTGGGGTTGATGGACAGATTATTATGGGGGCAGTCAGCTCTCTCTTAGTAGGTACATTAATTGATTTACCTCCTGTTATACATGGAATAGTAGCTATAATAGTTGGTGTGATTGCTGGGGGTTTATGGGGGGTCTTGATCGCTAGTCTTAAGACTAAGTTCGGGATCAATGAGGTTATTAGTTCAATCATGTTGAACTATATTGCATTGTATCTGAGTCATATGTTAATCAAAAGTTTTGCAGCACAAGAGGGAACAGCACGCTCATCTCTTATTAAAGAATCAGCTAGTGTCAGTTTTCCTTCATTAAATGATTTGTTCAGCGGTGCACGTATCCACTGGGGTTTCATAATTATCCCATTCGTCATTTTTGGATTTTATTATTTCTTTGAAAAAACGCGGTGGGGCTATGAAACTAAAACAGTTGGGTTAAATCCTGATGCCGCAAATTATTCCGGGATGAAAGTAAATGGGATTTTAATACGGACAATGTTTATTTCTGGCGCATTAGGTGGATTAATTGGAGCCTTGGATACATTAGGCGTTTACGGATATGTCGCGATCGTATCTTCTACAAGTGGCGTAGGATTTGATGGTGTGGCGGTTGCTTTATTAGGAGGCAATTCAACAATAGGGACAACCTTAGCAGGTATCTTGATTGGAGCATTAGATTATGGATCACAAGGAATGCAGTTTGGTGCAGGAGTACCAAGTGAAATTATTGGAATCGTTATTTCACTTATAATCTTCTTCGTTGCAGCTCCTGGAATTGTTAAAGCGTTGTTACCGAAAAAAAAGGCGCTTAAAAGGGAGGTAAAGTAA
- a CDS encoding ABC transporter ATP-binding protein, with product MEQKRVEKVLELKHITKRFGNFVANDDVSLTVRRGEIHALLGENGAGKSTLMNVVFGMYQPEEGSISVYENETKIENPNHAIHLGIGMVHQHFKLIENFTVTENIIIGMEPKNGIRLNMKAAVKEVRNISEKYGLKVDPNSKIEDLPVGMQQKVEILKCLYRGANLLIFDEPTAVLTPDEIGELLQVMQTLVAEGKSIILITHKLNEIMKVANKCTVIRKGKYISTVDIKNSNKEELAEMMIGKNISREINKQAYDPKQKVLEIKNLTMLSPSKKKLLNNINLSVAAGEVVGIAGVDGNGQMELAEAIVKMRDFQEGDILINGVSQKDKSTREIYESGVSYVPADRHKHGLVLDNDIAENLILIEYYKEKYNQGIKLNKTLMYEEARAAMKNYDVRAENERTIVRGMSGGNQQKVILSREIGRDPELLIIVQPTRGLDIGAIDFIHRQVIRLRDKGVAVLLISFELEEILTLSDRIDIIFDGQIVGQTKPNETNDRELGLMMAGKGSGDE from the coding sequence ATGGAACAAAAACGAGTTGAAAAAGTATTAGAATTAAAACATATTACAAAAAGATTCGGTAATTTTGTTGCTAATGATGACGTTTCGTTGACTGTAAGACGTGGAGAAATTCACGCCTTGCTCGGCGAAAATGGTGCAGGGAAATCTACTTTGATGAATGTTGTTTTCGGTATGTACCAACCTGAAGAAGGCAGTATTTCAGTCTACGAAAATGAAACAAAAATTGAAAATCCAAACCATGCGATCCATTTAGGTATTGGGATGGTTCACCAACATTTCAAGTTGATTGAAAATTTTACGGTCACGGAAAATATCATTATTGGTATGGAGCCAAAAAACGGCATCCGCTTAAATATGAAGGCTGCTGTTAAAGAAGTTAGAAATATATCTGAAAAATATGGTTTGAAAGTAGACCCAAATAGTAAAATCGAGGATCTACCAGTCGGCATGCAACAGAAAGTTGAAATCTTGAAATGCTTATATCGCGGAGCAAATTTATTGATATTTGATGAGCCTACAGCTGTTTTGACCCCCGATGAGATCGGTGAGTTATTACAAGTAATGCAAACGTTGGTAGCAGAGGGTAAATCCATTATTTTGATTACGCATAAATTAAATGAGATCATGAAAGTAGCTAATAAATGTACCGTTATTCGTAAAGGGAAATACATTTCTACTGTCGATATAAAAAACTCAAATAAAGAAGAACTTGCGGAAATGATGATTGGTAAAAATATTTCGCGTGAGATTAATAAACAAGCATACGATCCTAAACAAAAGGTATTAGAAATCAAAAATCTTACAATGTTAAGTCCGAGTAAAAAGAAACTATTAAACAATATTAATCTATCTGTTGCTGCTGGAGAAGTTGTGGGGATTGCTGGCGTTGATGGAAATGGTCAGATGGAATTAGCAGAGGCAATTGTTAAAATGCGTGATTTCCAAGAAGGAGACATATTAATTAACGGTGTCTCTCAAAAAGACAAATCAACTCGTGAAATCTATGAATCTGGTGTGAGTTATGTACCAGCAGATAGACACAAACATGGATTAGTATTGGATAACGATATTGCAGAGAATTTAATTTTAATCGAATATTACAAAGAGAAGTATAATCAAGGGATCAAATTAAATAAAACATTGATGTACGAAGAAGCAAGGGCCGCTATGAAAAATTATGATGTTCGCGCTGAGAATGAACGAACGATTGTACGCGGTATGTCTGGTGGGAACCAACAGAAAGTCATTTTATCAAGAGAAATTGGCCGTGATCCAGAACTGCTTATCATTGTACAACCAACCCGTGGACTTGATATTGGCGCGATTGATTTTATCCATCGTCAAGTTATTCGCTTACGGGATAAAGGTGTTGCGGTCTTACTTATTTCTTTTGAATTAGAAGAAATACTAACTTTATCAGATAGAATAGATATTATTTTTGATGGTCAAATAGTCGGACAAACAAAACCAAATGAAACAAATGATAGAGAATTAGGTCTAATGATGGCTGGTAAAGGATCGGGTGATGAATGA
- a CDS encoding BMP family lipoprotein — protein sequence MKKSTIKTIGFALLSMTVLAACGNDSASEAGDESEKTDFKLGMVTDLGSVNDKSFNQSAWEGLQQLEKDKGYEVKYLEPKADSEVEPSLLQFVNSQTDLTWATAATLADAVTTIAANNPDAKLGIIDSDIEGIENIVSVSFKENEGAFLAGVVAASMTETDKVGFVGGMEIPVIQRFHAGFEAGVKAVNPEATVVVNYVGVFNRVDMGKSAASTMYNDGVDTIFHAAGGTGNGVFNEAQERFDNGEKVWVIGVDKDQSLEFGDDITLTSMMKNVDRAVYDISEKTAEGNFPGGEVVRLGLAEDGVGLATTSDKNVPKDILDLVEDYKTKIISGDITVPEKP from the coding sequence ATGAAAAAATCAACTATTAAAACTATTGGGTTCGCTTTATTATCAATGACAGTATTGGCAGCTTGTGGAAATGACAGTGCCAGTGAAGCTGGGGATGAAAGCGAAAAAACGGATTTCAAATTAGGCATGGTAACTGATTTAGGAAGTGTGAATGATAAGTCATTTAACCAAAGCGCGTGGGAAGGGTTACAACAATTAGAAAAAGATAAAGGGTATGAAGTGAAATACTTAGAACCTAAAGCAGATTCAGAAGTTGAGCCAAGTTTACTTCAATTTGTTAATAGCCAAACAGATTTGACTTGGGCTACCGCAGCAACGTTAGCAGATGCTGTGACAACGATTGCTGCTAATAATCCAGATGCAAAATTAGGTATTATCGATTCAGATATTGAAGGGATTGAAAATATTGTTTCAGTTTCATTTAAAGAAAACGAAGGTGCTTTTCTAGCAGGTGTTGTTGCAGCTAGTATGACTGAAACAGACAAAGTTGGTTTTGTTGGTGGAATGGAAATCCCAGTTATCCAACGTTTCCATGCAGGTTTTGAAGCAGGGGTCAAGGCTGTTAACCCAGAAGCAACAGTAGTTGTAAACTACGTCGGTGTCTTTAACCGTGTGGATATGGGTAAATCAGCTGCTTCTACAATGTACAACGATGGTGTAGATACTATCTTCCACGCTGCGGGCGGTACTGGAAATGGTGTTTTTAATGAAGCTCAAGAACGTTTTGATAATGGAGAAAAAGTTTGGGTGATCGGAGTTGATAAAGACCAATCACTAGAATTTGGCGATGATATTACATTAACTTCTATGATGAAAAATGTAGACAGAGCAGTATATGATATTTCTGAAAAAACAGCTGAAGGAAACTTCCCAGGTGGAGAAGTTGTTCGTTTAGGTTTAGCTGAAGATGGCGTAGGCTTAGCAACAACATCAGATAAAAATGTGCCAAAAGACATATTAGATCTTGTTGAAGACTACAAAACAAAAATTATTTCTGGAGATATTACAGTTCCTGAGAAACCATAA